From Oncorhynchus clarkii lewisi isolate Uvic-CL-2024 chromosome 26, UVic_Ocla_1.0, whole genome shotgun sequence, the proteins below share one genomic window:
- the LOC139384364 gene encoding secretory carrier-associated membrane protein 2-like isoform X1, with protein sequence MSGFDENPFVDAVDVNPFQDASVTHITSGGIETVEEFNPFSASAMGTHTGITIPISAASSQPAVLQASAVEPTPQATAAAAQANLLRQQEELEKKAAELDRKEQELQNRPGGHITKENNWPPLPKFSPIKPCFYQDFNEDIPEEYQKICKRMYYLWMFHSITLFLNLLACLAYFTADPNAGVDFGLSILWFVLFTPVSFVCWYRPVYKAFRSDSSFSFFFFFFVFFFQVSVYIIQCVGIPKWGNSGWISSITLIRSNMAVAVVMMVVAGCFTVNAVLAIILLKMVHSNYRRTGANFTKAQQEFSSGVLTNQTFQSAAASAASSAAQGAFQGR encoded by the exons ATGTCGGGATTTGACGAGAACCCATTTGTAGATGCAGTGGATGTCAATCCTTTCCAG gATGCCTCAGTCACACACATCACCAGCGGTGGGATTGAAACCGTTGAGGAATTCAACCCATTCTCAGCCAGTGCTATG gGCACCCACACTGGGATCACCATCCCTATCTCTGCTGCCTCCTCCCAACCAGCTGTCCTACAGGCTTCTGCTGTGGAGCCCACCCCACAA GCTACTGCGGCTGCTGCCCAAGCTAACCTGCTCAGGCAACAGGAAGAGCTGGAGAAGAAAGCTGCTGAACTGGATCGGAAAGAGCAGGAGCTCCAGAACAGGCCTGGAGGCCACATTA CAAAAGAAAACAACTGGCCGCCACTTCCCAAGTTTTCCCCCATAAAGCCTTGTTTCTACCAGGACTTCAACGAAGACATCCCTGAAGAGTACCAGAAGATATGCAAGAGGATGTACTACCTTTGGATGT TTCACAGTATCACACTCTTCCTGAACCTTCTGGCCTGCCTGGCCTACTTCACGGCCGATCCAAACGCGGGGGTGGACTTTGGTCTGTCCATCCTCTGGTTCGTCCTCTTCACCCCCGTCTCTTTCGTCTGTTGGTACAGGCCAGTGTACAAAGCCTTCAG GTCGGACAGTTCCttcagcttcttcttcttcttctttgttttCTTCTTCCAAGTGTCTGTCTACATCATCCAGTGTGTGGGGATCCCCAAGTGGGGGAACAG TGGATGGATTTCGTCCATCACCTTGATAAGAAGCAACATGGCTGTAGCTGTGGTCATGATGGTTGTGGCCGGTTGCTTCACTGTGAACGCTGTCCTCGCCATCATCCTACTCAAAATG GTCCACTCCAACTATCGTCGGACGGGGGCCAACTTCACCAAGGCCCAGCAGGAGTTCTCTTCGGGGGTCCTCACCAACCAGACCTTTCAGAGCGCCGCGGCCAGCGCCGCCTCCTCAGCCGCCCAGGGGGCCTTCCAAGGACGCTAG
- the LOC139384364 gene encoding secretory carrier-associated membrane protein 2-like isoform X2: MSGFDENPFVDAVDVNPFQDASVTHITSGGIETVEEFNPFSASAMGTHTGITIPISAASSQPAVLQASAVEPTPQATAAAAQANLLRQQEELEKKAAELDRKEQELQNRPGGHIKNNWPPLPKFSPIKPCFYQDFNEDIPEEYQKICKRMYYLWMFHSITLFLNLLACLAYFTADPNAGVDFGLSILWFVLFTPVSFVCWYRPVYKAFRSDSSFSFFFFFFVFFFQVSVYIIQCVGIPKWGNSGWISSITLIRSNMAVAVVMMVVAGCFTVNAVLAIILLKMVHSNYRRTGANFTKAQQEFSSGVLTNQTFQSAAASAASSAAQGAFQGR, from the exons ATGTCGGGATTTGACGAGAACCCATTTGTAGATGCAGTGGATGTCAATCCTTTCCAG gATGCCTCAGTCACACACATCACCAGCGGTGGGATTGAAACCGTTGAGGAATTCAACCCATTCTCAGCCAGTGCTATG gGCACCCACACTGGGATCACCATCCCTATCTCTGCTGCCTCCTCCCAACCAGCTGTCCTACAGGCTTCTGCTGTGGAGCCCACCCCACAA GCTACTGCGGCTGCTGCCCAAGCTAACCTGCTCAGGCAACAGGAAGAGCTGGAGAAGAAAGCTGCTGAACTGGATCGGAAAGAGCAGGAGCTCCAGAACAGGCCTGGAGGCCACATTA AAAACAACTGGCCGCCACTTCCCAAGTTTTCCCCCATAAAGCCTTGTTTCTACCAGGACTTCAACGAAGACATCCCTGAAGAGTACCAGAAGATATGCAAGAGGATGTACTACCTTTGGATGT TTCACAGTATCACACTCTTCCTGAACCTTCTGGCCTGCCTGGCCTACTTCACGGCCGATCCAAACGCGGGGGTGGACTTTGGTCTGTCCATCCTCTGGTTCGTCCTCTTCACCCCCGTCTCTTTCGTCTGTTGGTACAGGCCAGTGTACAAAGCCTTCAG GTCGGACAGTTCCttcagcttcttcttcttcttctttgttttCTTCTTCCAAGTGTCTGTCTACATCATCCAGTGTGTGGGGATCCCCAAGTGGGGGAACAG TGGATGGATTTCGTCCATCACCTTGATAAGAAGCAACATGGCTGTAGCTGTGGTCATGATGGTTGTGGCCGGTTGCTTCACTGTGAACGCTGTCCTCGCCATCATCCTACTCAAAATG GTCCACTCCAACTATCGTCGGACGGGGGCCAACTTCACCAAGGCCCAGCAGGAGTTCTCTTCGGGGGTCCTCACCAACCAGACCTTTCAGAGCGCCGCGGCCAGCGCCGCCTCCTCAGCCGCCCAGGGGGCCTTCCAAGGACGCTAG